Proteins encoded in a region of the Gemmatimonadaceae bacterium genome:
- a CDS encoding PepSY-associated TM helix domain-containing protein: MLHRDVGYLAVALTIAYGISGLAVNHIADWNPNYRVTKRALAIGPIALDAGASMVDTALARLSLATPPRSSYQPDPQTLQLFYGEQVYSIDLPTGKVLVESNVPRRVLHELNQLHLNEPKRAWTYVADLYALSLILLAVTGLFVLKGRYGITGRGGWLTAAGALIPLGFWLVYLR; encoded by the coding sequence GTGCTCCATCGCGACGTCGGCTATCTCGCTGTGGCGCTGACGATTGCGTACGGCATCTCGGGGCTCGCGGTGAACCACATCGCCGACTGGAACCCGAACTACCGTGTCACCAAGCGCGCGCTGGCCATCGGGCCGATCGCCCTCGATGCCGGGGCGTCGATGGTCGACACGGCGCTCGCCAGGCTTTCGCTCGCGACGCCGCCGCGTTCGAGCTACCAGCCCGACCCGCAGACGCTGCAGCTGTTCTACGGCGAGCAGGTGTACAGCATCGACCTCCCCACGGGGAAAGTGCTCGTCGAGTCAAACGTCCCGCGGCGCGTGTTGCACGAGCTCAACCAGCTGCACCTGAACGAGCCGAAGCGCGCCTGGACCTACGTCGCCGATCTCTATGCGCTGTCGCTGATCCTCCTGGCGGTGACCGGGCTCTTCGTCCTGAAGGGGAGGTATGGAATCACCGGACGCGGGGGATGGTTGACGGCGGCGGGGGCGCTGATCCCGCTTGGGTTCTGGCTGGTCTACCTGCGGTAG